One window of Pseudomonas sp. ML2-2023-3 genomic DNA carries:
- a CDS encoding sensor histidine kinase, translated as MPMSFSLTQMILISAAYLGVLFGVAWISERGMIPRAIIRHPLTYTLSLGVYASAWAFYGTVGLAYEYGYGFLSSYLGVSGAFLLAPVLLYPILKITRTYQLSSLADLFAFRFRSTWAGALTTIFMLIGVLPLLALQIQAVADSISILTREPVQHRVALSFCALITLFTIFFGSRHIATREKHEGLVFAIAFESVIKLIAIGGVGLYALYGVFDGPQQLEVWLLQNQTALAALHTPLQEGPWRTLLLVFFASAIVMPHMYHMTFTENLNPRGLVSASWGLPLFLLLMSLAVPLILWAGLKLGATTNPEYFTLGIGIAANSKPLALLAYVGGLSASSGLIIVTTLALSGMALNHLVLPLYQPPAEGNIYRWLKWTRRALIVAIIMAGYGFYLLLGAEQDLANLGIVAFVATLQFLPGVLSVLYWPTANRRGFIAGLLAGILVWMASMLFPLIGNFQGFYIPWLNMIYVLDDTSWHMAAIASLAANVLMFTLISLFTNASPEEASAAEACAVDNVRRPQRRELHAASPQEFATQLAKPLGAKAAQKEVEQALRDLFLPFDERRPYALRRLRDRIEANLSGLMGPSVAQDMVETFLPYKSGGENYVTEDIHFIESRLEDYHSRLTGLAAELDALRRYHRQTLQELPMGVCSLAKDQEILMWNKAMEELTGIPAQRVVGSRLSTLGDPWRELLQGFIDLPDEHLHKQHLALDGQTRWLNLHKAAIDEPLAPGNSGLVLLVEDLTETQMLEDKLVHSERLASIGRLAAGVAHEIGNPVTGIACLAQNLREEREDDSELTEISSQILEQTKRISRIVQSLMSFAHAGSHQHNDEPVCLAEVAQDAIGLLALNRRNFEVQFYNLCDPDHWVDGDPQRLAQVLINLLSNARDASPAGSAVRVKSEASEHTVDLIVEDEGTGIPKNIMDRLFEPFFTTKDPGEGTGLGLALVYSIVEEHYGQITIDSPADIHSQRGTRIRVTLPRHVEATSAVN; from the coding sequence ATGCCGATGAGCTTTAGCCTGACCCAGATGATCCTGATCAGCGCCGCCTACCTGGGGGTACTGTTTGGTGTGGCCTGGATCAGTGAACGCGGCATGATCCCGCGCGCAATCATTCGCCACCCGCTGACCTACACACTGTCGCTGGGCGTCTATGCCAGTGCCTGGGCGTTTTACGGCACCGTGGGCCTGGCCTACGAATACGGCTATGGATTTCTATCCAGCTACCTGGGGGTTTCCGGGGCCTTTTTGCTGGCGCCCGTGCTGCTCTACCCCATCCTGAAAATTACCCGCACTTATCAGCTTTCATCCCTGGCTGACTTGTTCGCTTTCCGTTTTCGCAGCACATGGGCCGGTGCGCTGACCACGATTTTCATGCTCATAGGCGTGTTACCGCTGCTGGCCCTGCAGATCCAGGCCGTGGCCGACTCCATCAGCATCCTCACACGCGAACCCGTGCAACACCGCGTCGCCCTGAGCTTCTGTGCGCTGATTACCCTGTTTACGATCTTCTTCGGCTCGCGGCACATCGCCACCCGTGAAAAACACGAAGGTTTGGTCTTCGCGATCGCCTTTGAGTCGGTAATCAAACTGATCGCCATTGGCGGGGTGGGCCTCTACGCGCTTTATGGTGTGTTCGACGGCCCGCAACAGCTTGAAGTCTGGCTGCTGCAAAACCAGACCGCCCTCGCCGCTCTGCACACGCCATTGCAAGAAGGCCCGTGGCGTACCTTGCTACTGGTGTTTTTCGCCTCGGCCATCGTGATGCCGCACATGTATCACATGACCTTCACCGAGAACCTCAACCCGCGCGGACTGGTCAGCGCCAGCTGGGGCCTGCCGCTGTTCCTGCTGCTGATGAGCCTGGCCGTGCCGCTGATTCTATGGGCTGGCCTCAAGCTGGGCGCCACCACCAATCCCGAGTACTTCACCCTCGGTATCGGCATCGCCGCCAACAGCAAACCCCTTGCGTTGCTGGCCTATGTCGGCGGATTGTCTGCCTCTAGCGGGCTGATTATCGTCACCACCCTGGCACTGTCCGGCATGGCCCTGAACCATCTGGTGCTGCCGCTTTATCAGCCACCCGCCGAGGGCAACATCTACCGCTGGCTGAAGTGGACCCGCCGGGCACTGATCGTAGCCATCATCATGGCTGGCTATGGCTTTTACCTGCTGCTGGGCGCCGAACAGGATCTGGCCAACCTCGGTATCGTCGCATTCGTCGCGACCTTGCAGTTCCTGCCGGGCGTGCTCTCGGTACTGTACTGGCCGACCGCCAACCGACGCGGCTTTATTGCCGGATTGCTGGCAGGGATTCTGGTGTGGATGGCGAGCATGCTGTTCCCGCTGATCGGCAACTTCCAGGGGTTCTACATCCCGTGGCTGAACATGATCTATGTGCTGGACGACACCAGCTGGCACATGGCGGCAATCGCCTCACTGGCAGCCAACGTCCTGATGTTCACCCTGATTTCGCTGTTCACCAATGCCAGCCCCGAAGAGGCCAGTGCCGCCGAAGCTTGCGCCGTCGACAACGTACGCCGTCCACAACGGCGCGAGCTGCACGCCGCCTCACCGCAAGAATTCGCCACCCAGCTGGCCAAACCGTTGGGCGCCAAGGCGGCACAAAAAGAAGTCGAGCAAGCACTGCGTGACCTGTTCTTACCGTTCGACGAGCGCCGCCCCTACGCCTTGCGCCGTTTGCGCGACCGTATCGAAGCCAACCTTTCAGGCTTGATGGGCCCCAGCGTTGCCCAGGACATGGTCGAAACCTTTTTGCCCTACAAGTCGGGCGGCGAAAACTACGTCACCGAAGACATCCACTTCATTGAAAGCCGGCTTGAGGACTACCACTCACGCCTGACGGGGCTGGCAGCCGAACTCGACGCCTTGCGCCGTTATCACCGCCAAACCTTGCAAGAGCTGCCCATGGGCGTTTGTTCGCTGGCCAAGGATCAAGAGATCCTGATGTGGAACAAGGCCATGGAAGAGTTGACCGGTATCCCGGCCCAGCGTGTGGTGGGTTCGCGCCTTAGCACCCTGGGAGATCCGTGGCGAGAGTTGTTGCAAGGCTTTATCGACCTGCCTGACGAACACTTGCACAAGCAGCACCTGGCCCTGGATGGCCAGACTCGCTGGCTCAACCTGCACAAAGCCGCGATCGATGAACCTCTGGCCCCAGGAAACAGCGGCCTGGTGTTACTGGTCGAAGACCTTACAGAAACCCAGATGCTCGAAGACAAGCTGGTGCATTCCGAGCGACTGGCCAGCATCGGACGCCTGGCGGCGGGTGTCGCTCACGAAATCGGCAACCCTGTCACCGGGATCGCCTGCCTGGCGCAAAACCTGCGCGAGGAACGCGAAGACGACAGCGAGCTGACTGAAATCAGCAGCCAGATTCTTGAACAGACCAAACGTATCTCGCGCATCGTCCAGTCCTTGATGAGCTTCGCCCATGCCGGCAGCCACCAGCACAATGACGAGCCCGTCTGTCTGGCCGAAGTGGCACAGGATGCCATTGGCCTGCTGGCCCTGAACCGACGCAATTTCGAGGTGCAGTTCTATAACCTCTGCGACCCTGATCATTGGGTCGACGGAGACCCGCAACGACTCGCCCAAGTATTGATCAACCTGCTCTCCAACGCCCGTGACGCCTCACCGGCCGGGAGTGCAGTGAGGGTCAAGAGCGAAGCCAGCGAGCACACCGTCGACCTCATCGTGGAAGACGAAGGCACAGGCATCCCCAAGAACATCATGGATCGATTGTTCGAACCGTTTTTCACCACCAAGGACCCTGGCGAAGGCACCGGTCTGGGCCTTGCACTGGTCTATTCCATCGTTGAAGAGCATTATGGACAAATCACCATCGACAGCCCGGCTGACATTCACAGCCAACGCGGAACCCGTATCCGGGTGACACTACCGCGTCATGTCGAAGCGACGTCCGCTGTGAACTGA
- a CDS encoding sigma-54 dependent transcriptional regulator, whose product MPHILIVEDETIIRSALRRLLERNQYQVSEAGSVQEAQERFSIPSFDLIVSDLRLPGAPGTELIKLGQGKPVLIMTSYASLRSAVDSMKMGAVDYIAKPFDHDEMLQAVARILRDRQNVQSAPVERPAKPGVSDKSAVDNSNGEIGIIGSCPPMLDMYSKIRKVAPTDSNVLIQGESGTGKELVARALHNLSRRAKAPMISVNCAAIPESLIESELFGHEKGAFTGASAGRAGLVEAADGGTLFLDEIGELPLEAQARLLRVLQEGEIRRVGSVQSQKVDVRLIAATHRDLKSLAKVGQFREDLYYRLHVIALKLPALRERGADVNEIANAFLARQSARIGRTDLKFAPDAERAISHYSWPGNVRELENAVERAVILCESPEISAELLGIDIELSDLQDDDFIGLAPQQSIVNGNTSLDPTEDLSLEDYFQHFVLEHQDHMTETELARKLGVSRKCLWERRQRLGIPRRKTGVPSEG is encoded by the coding sequence ATGCCGCATATTTTGATCGTCGAAGATGAAACCATCATCCGCTCCGCGTTACGCCGTTTACTGGAGCGTAACCAGTACCAGGTCAGCGAGGCCGGCTCGGTGCAAGAAGCACAGGAGCGTTTCAGCATCCCCTCGTTCGACTTGATTGTCAGCGACCTGCGCCTGCCAGGCGCTCCGGGCACCGAGCTGATCAAGCTCGGCCAAGGCAAGCCGGTGCTGATCATGACCAGCTATGCCAGCCTGCGCTCGGCTGTTGACTCGATGAAAATGGGCGCTGTCGACTACATCGCCAAACCCTTTGATCACGATGAAATGCTGCAAGCGGTGGCGCGTATTCTGCGTGACCGGCAAAACGTCCAGAGCGCACCTGTCGAGCGCCCTGCCAAACCGGGTGTCAGCGACAAAAGTGCTGTGGATAACAGCAACGGTGAAATCGGCATCATCGGCTCCTGCCCACCCATGCTGGACATGTACAGCAAGATCCGCAAAGTCGCGCCAACCGATTCCAATGTCTTGATCCAGGGTGAATCCGGTACCGGCAAAGAGCTGGTTGCACGCGCCCTGCACAATCTTTCCCGGCGTGCCAAGGCACCGATGATTTCGGTGAACTGCGCAGCCATTCCTGAATCTCTGATCGAGTCCGAACTGTTCGGCCACGAAAAAGGCGCGTTTACCGGCGCCAGCGCTGGCCGTGCAGGCCTGGTTGAAGCGGCCGACGGCGGAACACTGTTCCTTGATGAAATCGGCGAACTGCCGCTTGAGGCCCAAGCCCGTCTGCTTCGCGTGCTGCAAGAGGGCGAGATTCGCCGCGTAGGTTCCGTGCAGTCGCAAAAGGTCGATGTACGCCTGATTGCCGCGACGCACCGCGACCTGAAAAGCCTGGCCAAGGTCGGTCAGTTCCGCGAAGACTTGTACTACCGCCTGCACGTCATCGCACTCAAGCTGCCCGCATTGCGCGAGCGTGGCGCTGACGTGAACGAAATCGCCAACGCTTTTCTTGCACGCCAAAGTGCCCGCATTGGCCGCACTGACCTGAAATTCGCCCCCGATGCCGAGCGGGCAATCAGTCATTACTCCTGGCCGGGTAACGTGCGTGAACTGGAAAACGCAGTAGAGCGAGCGGTGATCCTGTGTGAAAGCCCGGAAATTTCGGCTGAACTGCTGGGTATCGATATTGAGCTGAGCGATCTGCAAGACGATGATTTTATCGGCCTGGCCCCGCAGCAGAGCATCGTCAACGGTAACACCAGCCTTGATCCGACCGAAGATCTGTCACTGGAAGACTACTTCCAGCACTTCGTGCTTGAGCATCAGGACCACATGACCGAGACAGAACTGGCCCGCAAACTGGGGGTCAGCCGCAAGTGCTTGTGGGAGCGGCGCCAACGCCTGGGCATTCCTCGGCGCAAAACCGGCGTGCCAAGCGAGGGCTAG
- a CDS encoding polynucleotide adenylyltransferase PcnB — protein MLKKLFQSFRSPKRRTQQLRSTPEVLNSSQHSLQRAQFSRYAVNIVERLQNAGYQAYLVGGCVRDMLLNITPKDFDVATSATPEQVRAEFRNARIIGRRFKLVHIHFGREIIEVATFRANHPQNDEEEDSNQSSRNESGRILRDNVYGTLEEDAQRRDFTINALYYDPVSERILDYANGVHDIRNRLLRLIGDPQQRYQEDPVRMLRAVRFAAKLNFGIEKHTAEPIRELAPMLREIPSARLFEEVLKLFLSGNASDTFEMLVDLELFDPLFPASAEALEHNPTYTHTLISEALRNTDLRIKQGKPVTPAFLFAALLWPALPARVLRLQDQGMPPIPAMQEAAHELIAEQCQRIAIPKRFTMPIREIWDMQERLPRRSGKRADMLLDNPRFRAGYDFLLLRESAGEQTNGLGEWWTDYQDANDSGRRDMIRDLSNAKDDGTGPAPRKRRRTSGAKRKRSAAADE, from the coding sequence ATGCTGAAGAAGCTGTTCCAGTCATTCCGTTCCCCCAAGCGTCGTACGCAACAACTGCGCAGCACCCCTGAAGTGCTCAACAGCAGCCAACACTCGCTGCAACGTGCCCAGTTCAGCCGCTACGCGGTCAACATCGTCGAGCGCCTGCAGAACGCCGGTTACCAGGCCTATCTGGTAGGCGGTTGCGTACGCGACATGCTGCTCAACATCACGCCAAAAGACTTTGACGTCGCTACCAGCGCCACGCCTGAACAAGTGCGCGCCGAGTTTCGCAATGCGCGAATCATCGGTCGACGTTTCAAACTGGTGCATATCCACTTTGGTCGCGAAATCATTGAAGTCGCAACCTTCCGTGCCAATCACCCGCAAAACGACGAAGAGGAAGACAGCAACCAGTCCTCACGTAACGAGAGCGGGCGCATCTTGCGCGACAACGTTTACGGCACCCTTGAAGAAGACGCCCAGCGTCGTGACTTCACGATCAACGCCCTGTACTACGACCCGGTCAGCGAACGCATCCTCGACTACGCCAATGGCGTACACGACATACGTAACCGCTTGCTGCGCCTGATTGGTGACCCGCAACAGCGCTACCAGGAGGATCCGGTGCGCATGCTGCGCGCAGTGCGTTTTGCCGCCAAGCTCAACTTTGGCATCGAAAAACACACCGCCGAGCCGATTCGCGAACTGGCCCCCATGCTGCGCGAAATCCCCTCGGCACGGTTGTTCGAAGAAGTCCTCAAGCTGTTCCTCTCGGGTAACGCTTCAGACACCTTCGAAATGCTGGTTGACCTCGAGTTGTTCGACCCACTGTTCCCGGCCAGCGCCGAAGCACTGGAACACAATCCGACATACACCCACACCCTGATCAGCGAAGCCTTGCGCAACACCGATCTGCGGATCAAACAGGGCAAACCGGTAACTCCGGCCTTCCTGTTTGCTGCCCTGCTCTGGCCTGCCCTGCCGGCCCGTGTACTGCGTCTGCAAGATCAAGGCATGCCGCCCATTCCTGCCATGCAGGAAGCCGCGCACGAACTGATCGCCGAACAGTGCCAGCGCATTGCCATTCCCAAGCGTTTCACCATGCCGATTCGCGAGATCTGGGACATGCAGGAGCGCCTGCCACGGCGCAGCGGCAAACGTGCCGACATGTTGCTCGACAACCCGCGCTTCCGTGCCGGCTACGACTTCTTGCTGCTGCGTGAAAGCGCAGGCGAGCAGACCAATGGCCTGGGCGAGTGGTGGACGGACTATCAGGACGCCAATGACAGCGGTCGCCGCGACATGATTCGTGACCTGAGCAACGCCAAGGATGACGGCACCGGGCCTGCACCGCGTAAACGTCGCCGCACCAGCGGTGCCAAGCGCAAACGCAGCGCCGCAGCGGACGAGTAA
- the folK gene encoding 2-amino-4-hydroxy-6-hydroxymethyldihydropteridine diphosphokinase → MERVYIGMGSNLAAPEEQLRSAVQALAQLPDSRLVGVSAFYQSDSLLPGQPRYTNAVAAIDSTLPPLDLLDALQAIELDQGRERHERWGPRTLDLDILLFGDRLIDEPRLKVPHYHMHARPFVLYPLAEVAPASLKLADGRSLSQLLADCPFIGLERITA, encoded by the coding sequence ATGGAGCGCGTCTACATTGGAATGGGCAGCAACTTGGCCGCCCCTGAAGAGCAATTGCGCAGTGCCGTCCAGGCACTGGCGCAATTGCCTGACTCCCGACTCGTCGGGGTGTCGGCGTTCTATCAAAGCGATTCATTGCTACCCGGTCAGCCGCGCTACACCAATGCCGTGGCCGCCATCGACAGCACGCTGCCACCTCTGGACCTGCTCGACGCACTGCAAGCCATCGAGCTAGATCAAGGTCGCGAACGCCACGAACGCTGGGGCCCACGCACCCTGGATCTCGACATTTTGCTGTTTGGCGATCGCCTGATCGACGAACCCCGCCTCAAAGTCCCCCACTACCACATGCACGCCCGACCTTTTGTGCTCTACCCCCTGGCTGAAGTGGCGCCAGCATCCCTGAAACTCGCCGATGGCCGTAGCCTGTCGCAATTGCTGGCCGACTGCCCATTCATCGGGCTTGAGCGCATCACCGCTTAA
- the panB gene encoding 3-methyl-2-oxobutanoate hydroxymethyltransferase, which translates to MPAITLTTLQSLKQKGEKITMLTCYDATFAHACNQAGVEVLLVGDSLGMVLQGHDSTLPVTTADMAYHVACVKRGNQDALILADMAFMANATLEQSLNNSALLMKAGAHMVKVEGAVWLAESIRAMTERGIPVCAHMGLTPQTVNVLGGYKVQGRNENQARQMRADAIALEQAGAAMLLLECVPSELAAEITHAVKIPVIGIGAGSDTDGQVLVLHDMLGLSLTGRVPKFVKNFMTGQPDIQSALSAYVTEVKAVSFPATEHGFSA; encoded by the coding sequence ATGCCAGCTATTACCCTGACCACCCTGCAAAGCCTTAAGCAAAAAGGTGAAAAAATCACCATGCTGACGTGCTATGACGCCACCTTTGCCCATGCCTGCAATCAGGCCGGTGTTGAAGTGTTACTGGTAGGCGACTCCCTGGGCATGGTTCTACAAGGGCATGACAGCACATTGCCTGTGACGACCGCCGACATGGCTTACCACGTGGCTTGCGTCAAACGCGGTAACCAGGACGCCCTGATTCTCGCAGACATGGCCTTCATGGCGAATGCGACCCTGGAACAAAGCCTGAACAACAGCGCGCTGCTGATGAAAGCCGGCGCGCACATGGTCAAAGTCGAAGGCGCCGTGTGGCTCGCCGAATCGATTCGCGCCATGACCGAACGAGGTATCCCTGTGTGCGCGCACATGGGTCTGACCCCGCAGACGGTGAACGTACTGGGCGGTTACAAAGTTCAGGGACGCAACGAAAACCAGGCGCGCCAGATGCGTGCCGACGCCATTGCCCTGGAGCAAGCAGGCGCAGCCATGCTGCTGCTTGAGTGCGTACCGAGCGAACTGGCGGCAGAAATCACCCACGCAGTGAAAATCCCGGTGATCGGCATTGGTGCCGGCAGTGACACAGACGGACAGGTCCTGGTGCTGCACGACATGCTCGGCCTGTCGCTGACGGGTCGTGTGCCCAAGTTTGTGAAGAATTTCATGACCGGCCAGCCTGACATCCAGTCCGCCCTGAGTGCCTACGTCACTGAAGTCAAAGCCGTCAGCTTTCCTGCTACCGAACACGGGTTCTCTGCATGA
- the panC gene encoding pantoate--beta-alanine ligase — MNTVKTVRELRAVIARARREGKQIALVPTMGNLHSGHGALVTTAAQQADFVVASIFVNPLQFGANEDLATYPRTLAADQERLLQAGCHLLFAPTVEEMYPNGMEGLTRVTAAKLSNELCGSRRPGHFDGVTTVVSKLFNMVQPDLAIFGQKDYQQLAVIRAMVNDLNFPIQIISEPTVRAEDGLALSSRNGYLSEEQRALAPALYRHLSEMAHAIEAGERDYPALVSQHLAQIEAIGFRPDYLEVRHGQTLLPATATDRDLVILVAAFMGATRLIDNVHLNLDSAL, encoded by the coding sequence ATGAACACAGTTAAAACCGTTCGCGAATTGCGCGCCGTTATCGCCCGTGCACGCCGCGAAGGCAAACAAATAGCCCTGGTTCCGACCATGGGCAATCTGCACAGCGGTCATGGCGCCCTGGTTACCACCGCCGCGCAACAGGCTGACTTTGTAGTGGCCAGCATTTTTGTAAACCCGCTGCAGTTTGGTGCCAACGAAGACCTCGCCACCTATCCGCGCACTCTGGCGGCCGATCAGGAAAGACTCCTGCAGGCAGGTTGCCATTTGCTGTTTGCCCCAACCGTCGAGGAAATGTACCCCAACGGCATGGAGGGCCTGACCCGTGTTACTGCCGCCAAGTTGAGCAATGAACTGTGCGGCAGCCGTCGCCCGGGGCATTTCGATGGCGTGACCACGGTGGTCAGCAAACTGTTCAATATGGTTCAGCCTGATCTGGCGATCTTTGGCCAAAAGGACTACCAGCAGCTGGCAGTCATTCGTGCAATGGTCAACGACCTCAACTTTCCGATCCAGATCATCAGTGAACCGACCGTACGCGCCGAAGATGGCCTGGCCCTGTCTTCGCGAAATGGTTACCTGAGCGAAGAGCAGCGTGCCCTGGCACCTGCGCTGTACCGTCATTTGAGCGAGATGGCTCACGCCATTGAAGCTGGTGAGCGCGATTACCCGGCATTGGTCAGCCAGCATCTGGCGCAGATCGAAGCCATCGGCTTTCGCCCCGACTACCTGGAAGTGCGTCACGGCCAGACTTTGCTCCCGGCCACGGCCACTGATCGTGACCTGGTGATTTTGGTCGCGGCTTTTATGGGTGCCACCCGTTTAATCGACAACGTGCACTTAAACCTCGACAGCGCGCTCTGA